One window from the genome of Tachysurus vachellii isolate PV-2020 chromosome 5, HZAU_Pvac_v1, whole genome shotgun sequence encodes:
- the kctd5b gene encoding BTB/POZ domain-containing protein KCTD5, translating into MDMDAEPDARERDTAVVPGPAQRACKLTGSSRWVRLNVGGTYFLTTTQTLCREPKSFLYRLCQEDPELRSDKDEVGAYLIDRDPVYFGPVLNYLRHGKLVLNKNLTEEGALEEAEFYNIASLIKVIKDRIRERDAKTLHTPVKHVYRVLQCQEEELTQMVSTMSDGWKFEQLVSIGSSYNYGSKDQAEFLCVVSKELQKQSSGNTSQPSEKAKILQERGSRI; encoded by the exons atggacaTGGACGCGGAACCGGACGCGCGCGAGCGTGACACCGCCGTGGTCCCGGGTCCGGCCCAGCGCGCGTGCAAGCTCACCGGTTCGTCCCGATGGGTCCGGCTCAACGTGGGGGGCACTTACTTTCTAACAACCACGCAAACTCTGTGCCGCGAGCCCAAGTCTTTCCTGTACCGGCTGTGCCAAGAAGATCCTGAGCTCCGATCTGACAAG gatGAGGTGGGTGCATATTTGATCGACAGAGATCCAGTGTACTTCGGGCCCGTGCTGAACTACCTGAGACACGGCAAACTGGTCCTCAACAAAAATCTGACAGAGGaag gAGCTCTCGAAGAGGCGGAGTTCTACAACATCGCATCGTTAATTAAAGTTATCAAGGACAGGATCAGAGAACGAGATGCCAAAACTCTACAC ACTCCAGTGAAGCATGTGTACAGGGTGTTGCAGTGTCAGGAGGAAGAACTCACTCAGATGGTGTCCACCATGTCAGATGGATGGAAGTTTgagcag ctggtaAGCATCGGCTCCTCCTATAACTATGGCAGCAAAGACCAAGCCGAGTTCCTATGTGTTGTTTCCAAGGAACTTCAAAAACAGTCATCCGGTAACACCAGCCAGCCGAGTGAGAAAGCCAAG ATACTCCAGGAGCGAGGCTCTCGGATATGA
- the ube2ib gene encoding SUMO-conjugating enzyme UBC9-A, translated as MSGIALSRLAQERKAWRKDHPFGFVAVPTKNPDGTMNLMNWECAIPGKKGTPWEGGLFKLRMLFKDDYPSSPPKCKFEPPLFHPNVYPSGTVCLSILEEDKDWRPAITIKQILLGIQELLNEPNIQDPAQAEAYTIYCQNRVEYEKRVRAQAKKFSPS; from the exons ATGTCTGGCATTGCTCTGAGTCGACTTGCACAAGAGCGGAAAGCGTGGAGGAAAGATCACCCTTTT GGTTTCGTTGCTGTTCCGACTAAGAACCCTGATGGTACGATGAACCTGATGAATTGGGAATGCGCCATCCCAGGAAAAAAAGGG ACTCCATGGGAAGGAGGTCTGTTTAAGTTAAGGATGCTGTTTAAAGACGATTACCCATCATCCCCTCCAAAAT GTAAATTCGAGCCGCCGCTGTTTCATCCGAACGTGTACCCATCGGGAACAGTGTGTCTCTCCATTTTAGAGGAGGATAAAGACTGGAGACCTGCTATCACGATCAAACAg ATTCTCTTGGGAATCCAGGAGCTTTTAAATGAGCCCAATATTCAGGACCCGGCCCAGGCTGAGGCTTACACTATATACtg TCAGAACAGAGTGGAGTACGAGAAGAGGGTCCGAGCACAAGCCAAAAAGTTCTCTCCCTCGTAG
- the pdpk1b gene encoding 3-phosphoinositide-dependent protein kinase 1 isoform X2 codes for MVRGQQEAPHRHGNSMEGQAPPPQPTQPRKKRPEDFKFGKILGEGSFSTVVLAKEHSTGKEYAIKILEKRHIMKENKAQYVKRERDVMSNLDHPFFVKLYFTFQDEEKLYFGLSYAKNGELLKYIRKIGSFDETCTRFYSAEIVCALKYLHQKGIIHRDLKPENILLSEDMHIQITDFGTAKQLSSDSRQARANSFVGTAQYVSPELLTEKSACKSSDLWALGCIIYQLVAGLPPFRAGNEYLIFQKIIKLEYEFPEKFFPKAKNLVEQLLLLDPCKRIGCEEMGGYEPLKSHPFFESIGWDDLHLQTPPKLTPYLPAMSEDDEDCYGNYDDLLSQFSSMQVAQPGPSPSLSEPSESPLPVCNPAPSVDQFIHVHELDSNSMELDLQFSEEEKRLLLDKQSTANPWHQFVENNLILKMGPVDKRKGLFARRRQLLLTEGPHLYYVDPVNKVLKGEIPWSPELRPEAKNFKTFFVHTPNRTYYLMDPSGNADKWCKKIQEVWRKIYHKHQNPSV; via the exons ATGGTAAGAGGTCAGCAGGAAGCACCCCATCGCCACGGCAACAGCATGGAGGGCCAGGCCCCGCCCCCTCAGCCGACCCAGCCACGCAAGAAGAGACCAGAGGATTTCAAATTCGGCAAAATCCTGGGAGAGGGCTCCTTCTCTACG GTTGTCCTGGCGAAAGAACACTCGACGGGGAAGGAGTATGCAA ttAAGATCCTGGAGAAGCGCCACATCATGAAGGAGAACAAGGCGCAGTacgtgaagagagagagggacgtGATGTCGAACCTGGATCACCCGTTCTTTGTAAAATTATACTTTACTTTCCAGGATGAGGAGAAGCTCT ATTTCGGTCTGAGTTACGCCAAGAACGGCGAGTTGTTAAAGTACATCCGCAAAATCGGTTCCTTCGACGAGACCTGCACGCGGTTCTACTCGGCCGAGATCGTCTGTGCGCTCAAGTACCTGCACCAGAAGGGCATCATCCACAG aGATCTGAAGCCAGAAAACATTTTGCTCAGTGAAGACATGCACATTCAGATCACAGACTTCGGCACAGCCAAACAGCTTTCCTCTGACAGTAGGCAGG CGCGGGCGAATTCGTTTGTTGGTACGGCTCAGTACGTCTCCCCAGAGTTACTGACGGAGAAGTCTGCCTGTAAGAG TTCGGATCTCTGGGCGTTAGGCTGCATTATATACCAGCTGGTTGCCGGGTTACCGCCCTTCAGAGCAGG AAATGAGTATCTTATATTCCAGAAGATTATTAAATTAGAGTACGAGTTTCCTGAGAAATTCTTCCCCAAAGCCAAGAATCTTGTGGAACAACTTCTG TTGTTGGATCCTTGCAAGCGGATTGGCTGTGAGGAAATGGGCGGGTACGAGCCGCTGAAATCCCACCCTTTCTTTGAGTCGATCGGCTGGGACGACTTGCACCTGCAGACTCCGCCTAAGCTCACACCTTACCTGCCCGCCATGTCTGAGGATGATGAGGACTGCTATGggaat tatGACGACCTCTTAAGCCAGTTTAGCAGCATGCAGGTGGCGCAGCCCGGCCCCTCGCCCTCATTGTCAGAACCGTCAGAAAGTCCGCTTCCTGTCTGTAACCCCGCCCCCAGCGTGGATCAGTTCATCCACGTCCATGAGCTGGACAGCAATAGCATGGAGTTGGACTTGCAGTTCAGCGAGGAGGAGAAGCGTCTCCTGCTAGACAAGCAAAGCACCGCAAACccatg GCACCAGTTTGTGGAGAATAACCTCATCCTGAAGATGGGCCCAGTCGACAAGCGCAAG ggtctGTTTGCACGGCGCAGGCAGCTGCTCTTGACTGAAGGTCCTCACCTGTACTATGTTGATCCGGTAAATAAGGTCCTAAAGGGGGAGATCCCCTGGTCACCAGAGCTGCGGCCAGAAGCCAAGAACTTCAAAACCTTCTTCGTCCACacg CCGAACCGGACCTACTACCTGATGGACCCGAGCGGCAACGCTGATAAATGGTGCAAGAAGATCCAAGAAGTGTGGAGGAAGATCTACCACAAACATCAGAACCCTAGCGTATAG
- the pdpk1b gene encoding 3-phosphoinositide-dependent protein kinase 1 isoform X1: protein MARATSQMYDVVPLHTSGLCPCPSMVRGQQEAPHRHGNSMEGQAPPPQPTQPRKKRPEDFKFGKILGEGSFSTVVLAKEHSTGKEYAIKILEKRHIMKENKAQYVKRERDVMSNLDHPFFVKLYFTFQDEEKLYFGLSYAKNGELLKYIRKIGSFDETCTRFYSAEIVCALKYLHQKGIIHRDLKPENILLSEDMHIQITDFGTAKQLSSDSRQARANSFVGTAQYVSPELLTEKSACKSSDLWALGCIIYQLVAGLPPFRAGNEYLIFQKIIKLEYEFPEKFFPKAKNLVEQLLLLDPCKRIGCEEMGGYEPLKSHPFFESIGWDDLHLQTPPKLTPYLPAMSEDDEDCYGNYDDLLSQFSSMQVAQPGPSPSLSEPSESPLPVCNPAPSVDQFIHVHELDSNSMELDLQFSEEEKRLLLDKQSTANPWHQFVENNLILKMGPVDKRKGLFARRRQLLLTEGPHLYYVDPVNKVLKGEIPWSPELRPEAKNFKTFFVHTPNRTYYLMDPSGNADKWCKKIQEVWRKIYHKHQNPSV, encoded by the exons ATGGCAAGAGCCACGAGTCAGATG tatGATGTCGTACCCCTCCACACCTCTGGTCTCTGCCCGTGTCCATCCATGGTAAGAGGTCAGCAGGAAGCACCCCATCGCCACGGCAACAGCATGGAGGGCCAGGCCCCGCCCCCTCAGCCGACCCAGCCACGCAAGAAGAGACCAGAGGATTTCAAATTCGGCAAAATCCTGGGAGAGGGCTCCTTCTCTACG GTTGTCCTGGCGAAAGAACACTCGACGGGGAAGGAGTATGCAA ttAAGATCCTGGAGAAGCGCCACATCATGAAGGAGAACAAGGCGCAGTacgtgaagagagagagggacgtGATGTCGAACCTGGATCACCCGTTCTTTGTAAAATTATACTTTACTTTCCAGGATGAGGAGAAGCTCT ATTTCGGTCTGAGTTACGCCAAGAACGGCGAGTTGTTAAAGTACATCCGCAAAATCGGTTCCTTCGACGAGACCTGCACGCGGTTCTACTCGGCCGAGATCGTCTGTGCGCTCAAGTACCTGCACCAGAAGGGCATCATCCACAG aGATCTGAAGCCAGAAAACATTTTGCTCAGTGAAGACATGCACATTCAGATCACAGACTTCGGCACAGCCAAACAGCTTTCCTCTGACAGTAGGCAGG CGCGGGCGAATTCGTTTGTTGGTACGGCTCAGTACGTCTCCCCAGAGTTACTGACGGAGAAGTCTGCCTGTAAGAG TTCGGATCTCTGGGCGTTAGGCTGCATTATATACCAGCTGGTTGCCGGGTTACCGCCCTTCAGAGCAGG AAATGAGTATCTTATATTCCAGAAGATTATTAAATTAGAGTACGAGTTTCCTGAGAAATTCTTCCCCAAAGCCAAGAATCTTGTGGAACAACTTCTG TTGTTGGATCCTTGCAAGCGGATTGGCTGTGAGGAAATGGGCGGGTACGAGCCGCTGAAATCCCACCCTTTCTTTGAGTCGATCGGCTGGGACGACTTGCACCTGCAGACTCCGCCTAAGCTCACACCTTACCTGCCCGCCATGTCTGAGGATGATGAGGACTGCTATGggaat tatGACGACCTCTTAAGCCAGTTTAGCAGCATGCAGGTGGCGCAGCCCGGCCCCTCGCCCTCATTGTCAGAACCGTCAGAAAGTCCGCTTCCTGTCTGTAACCCCGCCCCCAGCGTGGATCAGTTCATCCACGTCCATGAGCTGGACAGCAATAGCATGGAGTTGGACTTGCAGTTCAGCGAGGAGGAGAAGCGTCTCCTGCTAGACAAGCAAAGCACCGCAAACccatg GCACCAGTTTGTGGAGAATAACCTCATCCTGAAGATGGGCCCAGTCGACAAGCGCAAG ggtctGTTTGCACGGCGCAGGCAGCTGCTCTTGACTGAAGGTCCTCACCTGTACTATGTTGATCCGGTAAATAAGGTCCTAAAGGGGGAGATCCCCTGGTCACCAGAGCTGCGGCCAGAAGCCAAGAACTTCAAAACCTTCTTCGTCCACacg CCGAACCGGACCTACTACCTGATGGACCCGAGCGGCAACGCTGATAAATGGTGCAAGAAGATCCAAGAAGTGTGGAGGAAGATCTACCACAAACATCAGAACCCTAGCGTATAG